Proteins from a single region of Enoplosus armatus isolate fEnoArm2 chromosome 6, fEnoArm2.hap1, whole genome shotgun sequence:
- the nup205 gene encoding nuclear pore complex protein Nup205 isoform X1 produces the protein MAAQMAVNSGASLWGPLKELWETVDGAVLRRQPESVHLLDLQLKKHKAHFLSLFRNPPKSAEQREKVRKASTEGIAIQGQQGSRLLPEQLLKEAFILSDLFDIGELAALELLLAGEHQQPHFPGLTRGLVAVLLYWDGKLCVANSLRTLIQSRHGKTFTLDLSGELVALTTRFTDELMNQGLTKRILTLVSEINVTREFERLQKERGLGNEKHRKEVSDLIKESRQALADSLFSWTCQSPLTKDDTLALIGHLETVTAQADGSLDSVNLALVMALLYCLDVSFVEQGTEDRDDLLQALPLLTERQYVSAVHSRLMDGQPWKLPGLQAVCRLAWALSLRVLSQLPQGCALVEFTEADEALADQALLGDVFLFMKEGMLGCESFAQEEFYIRRLHSLITDFLALMPMKVKQLRNRADEDARLVHMSLQMDSELPSSLRKDLDHLMILIGEFYSKDSFGLELGLEFWCPTESLQHTSLQGSYLGMALQRPPHKQVVLSKFVRQMGDLLPSTLYISYLRMLKGLANGPQCAHYCFSLLKTNGATHSDNMQGVSGSPVSWEHFFHSLMLYHENLRRDFPNPDAAQYRHPPLRGITQRELDGLTSFLQLLTTIITWSENARLALCEHPQWTPVVVMLGLLQCSVPPVLKAELMHCLAAFGKSPEIAASLWQSLEYTQILQTVRAPGQRQAAGIEVELNEIESSCEEYPLTRGFCHLTSTLVESSLPVNLGAGLRVPGFQPYLNFLRDAVFLPFPTRAYRRPAEKWEVADAVLEVFHKLLRDYEPQPSDFVQEMVELQGEQVLAYKPPGHSIMFHLLNDSPMLALCLSLLEEGVRQLDTYAPFPGKKHLESAVLHCLRLLDLALQKEVVFMDLLRESQASLLVSPLEQLLQGVSPQTRRADHIVNIARYLYHSSSNPEAAFQSAKILRRIANYPNIQNRLVGDFTHDQSVSDKLMAGFVECLDNEEAEEGAEKEDDSDPQKKVARIRHETQIHILNLLITSLELKTPNLALYLLGYEVKKPVSSTNLQDPGVLGCPRSCLHAILSLLQRGTEKRSGPVLTQQAPHLAELCYQVIYQLCACPDTSGPTMRYLRTSQDFLFSHLQHLPFILPSNQIAALSQMSWLMKTAAIELRVTSLNRQRSHTQHLVSLLLDDQPHTQHTADGESGMEEETRSVSGFLHFDTVSKVRRKLLSVLDAIDFSQDMPELLQLDFFERTQIEQVISNCEHVNEQGHTVCNVKLLHRVLVAEVNALQGMAAIGQRPLLMEEVNSILQQVVERNRVRRSLSAKRHALRSWRSLVETLLTACPADLIPADDRQLIIRDLLLDLHDKVLSEDAAGELMPIVAGAVFTLTAHLSQSVLSEQQQGVGLETSSGFASIANSALHLILRKLLDFILCTGGGYQRLRAHLYGSLLYYLQIAQKPEEPDTLQTAGKAMWERLTAPEDSFSKLQRENLAIIESYGKSLMEVVCRDACDGHEISRMLALAVLDRILSIDRQNQWLVYVCNSGYLRSLVESLRQDDAALQSLLTPQPPLLKPLYIYESKMALLTRVAKTGQGAVELLRCGLVAQLIECQVFDMVPDSDAHRGMRDPSGFIPSPMDRYRQILLPTLRLFQVILTSTTMNHQQGAAQVLQWLIVHADTIQSLLRCQELSMGALQELSLLTGIISKTALPGALEMGGEVSSAALLEFQGHINRFQRLCLSLLCRLAGGERDRLLKQAEIAAPGDSAERREEMEVAMQQVCANIMEYCQTLLLQSSAQAQFSICLFSPSGCEPAGRDGGRTDLSSTLPSMAYSRAPSLGLVMYLLKNSAADFFRFHQSHRQSLGKLQSLDQLPPEELKELCQGLVSGPGGVEKISSVQRSLLAKRRLVQLINNRAKLLALCSYVIETCLFVLWRHLEYYLLHCTPTDPKDSLLPGASLYRSRLTDDSFGGLQASGGRGLGLSRVSQQDLDLLKSDMAAGFGEALQRKLLEVEGLYSQVRSRYTFIQALVRRIRGLLRQPKS, from the exons ATGGCGGCCCAGATGGCGGTAAATTCGG GAGCCAGTCTGTGGGGGCCGCTGAAGGAGTTGTGGGAGACGGTGGACGGGGCAGTGCTGAGGAGACAGCCAGAGAGCGTCCACCTCCTGGACCTGCAGctgaagaaacacaaagcacattttctctcactctttagGAACCCG CCAAAgagtgcagagcagagagagaaggtgcGTAAAGCCAGCACAGAAGGCATCGCCATCCAAGGTCAGCAGGGGTCGCGTCTCCTTCCAGAGCAGCTTCTCAAAGAGGCCTTCATCCTGAGTGATTTGTTTGATATTGGAGAGTTGGCAGCTTTGGAGCTTCTGTTGGCAG GTGAGCACCAGCAGCCCCATTTTCCAGGTCTGACACGAGGTCTAGTAGCTGTGCTGCTCTACTGGGATGGAAAGCTTTGTGTGGCCAACTCCCTGCGCACACTCATCCAGTCACGCCATGGCAAGACCTTCACCCTGGACCTGAG TGGAGAGCTGGTGGCTTTGACGACGCGTTTTACAGATGAACTGATGAACCAGGGTCTGACCAAACGCATCCTAACCTTGGTGTCAGAGATAAATGTGACGCGTGAGTTCGAACGGCTGCAGAAGGAACGCGGCCTGGGCAACGAGAAGCACAGGAAAGAG GTTTCTGACCTCATCAAAGAATCCCGACAGGCCCTGGCAGACAGCCTGTTTTCATGGACCTGCCAATCACCTTTGACTAAAGATGACACCCTGGCTCTTATTGGCCACCTGGAGACAGTGACAGCTCAAGCTGATGGCTCACTGGACAGTGTGAACCTGGCTCTGGTCATGGCGCTGCTCTACTGCCTGGATGTCAGCTTCGTAGAACAGGGAACAGAAGATAGAGATG ATCTGCTCCAGGCACTGCCGTTGCTGACTGAGAGGCAGTATGTGTCTGCAGTGCACAGTCGTCTCATGGACGGCCAGCCGTGGAAGCTTCCAGGCCTGCAGGCTGTGTGTCGACTGGCCTGGGCTTTGTCTCTCAGAGTTCTTTCTCAGCTACCACAGGGATGTG CCCTGGTTGAGTTCACGGAGGCAGACGAGGCTCTGGCTGACCAGGCTCTACTGGGAGATGTCTTCCTGTTTATGAAGGAGGGCATGCTGGGATGTGAGAGTTTTGCCCAGGAAGAGTTTTACATCCGCCGCCTCCATTCACTCATCACAGACTTCCTGGCACTCATGCCAATGAAG GTGAAACAGCTTCGTAACCGTGCTGATGAGGATGCCCGCCTGGTGCACATGTCCCTACAGATGGACAGTGAGCTTCCATCATCGCTACGCAAGGACTTAGACCACCTCATGATCCTT ATAGGAGAGTTTTATAGTAAGGACTCATTTGGGTTGGAGTTGGGTCTGGAGTTCTGGTGTCCCACAGAGTCTCTCCAACACACCTCCCTACAGGGATCCTACCTGGGAATGGCGCTGCAAAGGCCTCCACATAAACAG GTGGTTCTGTCCAAGTTTGTGCGTCAGATGGGAGACCTTCTGCCCTCCACCCTCTATATCTCCTATCTCCGCATGCTAAAAGGCCTCGCCAATGGTCCTCAGTGTGCTCACTACTGCTTCAGCCTGCTTAAAACCAACGGAGCCACTCACA GTGACAACATGCAGGGAGTCTCCGGCAGCCCTGTGTCTTGGGAACACTTTTTTCACTCCCTTATGCTCTACCATGAGAACCTGCGACGAGACTTTCCAAATCCAGATGCAGCACAGTACCGCCACCCACCACTAAGGGGCATCACTCAAAGAGAGCTGGACGGACTCACCTCATTTTTGCAACTGCTCACCACCATCATTACATGG AGTGAAAATGCTCGACTGGCATTGTGTGAGCATCCCCAGTGGACCCCAGTTGTAGTGATGTTGGGGTTGCTACAGTGCAGTGTTCCTCCTGTCCTGAAGGCCGAGCTCATGCACTGCCTGGCAGCCTTTGGGAAGTCACCAGAGATCGCTGCTTCACTCTGGCAGTCACTGGAGTACACGCAG ATCCTTCAGACAGTGCGAGCCCcaggacagaggcaggcagCTGGAATTGAG GTGGAGCTGAACGAGATCGAGTCAAGCTGTGAGGAGTATCCCCTGACACGAGGCTTCTGTCATCTGACCAGCACATTGGTCGAGAGCAGCCTGCCTGTCAATTTAGGGGCGGGGCTACGAGTGCCAGGCTTCCAGCCCTACCTGAACTTCTTGCGCGACGCTGTGTTCCTCCCTTTCCCCACCAGAGCATATCGCCGTCCAGCTGAGAAG TGGGAGGTTGCTGATGCGGTCCTGGAGGTGTTCCACAAGCTGCTGCGGGACTACGAGCCCCAGCCGTCAGACTTTGTCCAGGAGATGGTGGAGCTGCAGGGCGAGCAGGTCCTGGCCTACAAGCCCCCCGGCCACAGCATCATGTTCCACCTGCTCAACGACTCGCCCATGCTGGCCCTCTGCCTCAGCCTGCTGGAGGAGGGTGTCCGCCAGCTGGACACCTATGCACCCTTCCCTG GTAAGAAGCACTTGGAGTCGGCGGTGCTGCACTGCCTGCGTCTGCTGGACTTGGCTCTGCAGAAGGAGGTGGTGTTCATGGACCTCCTCAGGGAGAGCCAGGCCTCCCTGCTGGTTTCGCCCTTGGAGCAGCTTCTCCAGGGGGTCAGTCCTCAAACTCGAAGGGCCGATCACATAGTCAATATTGCCAG GTATCTGTACCACAGCAGCTCCAACCCAGAGGCTGCCTTCCAGAGTGCCAAGATCCTGCGTCGCATCGCCAACTACCCCAACATTCAGAATAGGCTGGTGGGAGATTTCACACATGACCAG TCTGTGAGTGACAAGCTCATGGCAGGCTTTGTGGAGTGTTTGGACAatgaagaggcagaggaaggagcagagaaagaagatg ACTCTGATCCACAAAAGAAGGTTGCAAGAATCCGACATGAAACCCAGATCCATATCCTGAACCTGCTCATCACCTCTTTGGAGCTGAAGACGCCCAACCTGGCCCTGTATCTTTTGGGCTATGAAGTCAAGAAGCCTGTGTCCTCCACCAACCTCCAGGACCCAG gtgtgttGGGATGTCCACGGAGCTGCCTGCACGCCATCCTGAGTCTGCTGCAGAGAGGCACTGAGAAGAGATCAGGACCTGTACTCACACAGCAGGCCCCACACCTGGCTGAACTCTGCTACCAG gTGATCTACCAGCTGTGTGCCTGCCCAGACACATCAGGACCCACCATGCGCTATTTGAGGACCAGCCAGGATTTCCTGTTCTCTCACCTGCAGCACCTACCCTTCATCCTGCCTA GTAATCAGATCGCTGCCCTCTCCCAGATGTCTTGGCtcatgaaaacagctgcaatTGAGCTGAGAGTGACCTCACTGAACCGCCagcgttcacacacacagcacctcgTCAGCCTCCTGTTGGATGACCAgccacacactcaacacacag ctGATGGGGAATCAGGCATGGAGGAAGAAACCAGATCAGTCAGCGGTTTCCTGCATTTTGACACAGTTTCTAAAG TGCGCAGGAAGCTGCTGAGTGTGCTGGACGCCATTGATTTCAGCCAGGACAtgcctgagctgctgcagctggacttCTTTGAGCGCACTCAGATAGAACAGGTGATCTCcaactgtgagcatgttaatgAGCAGGGACACACTGTGTGCAACGTTAAG TTGCTACATAGAGTGCTGGTTGCTGAGGTGAATGCACTGCAGGGAATGGCAGCCATTGGACAGAGGCCCCTGCTAATGGAG GAGGTGAACTCCATCCTGCAGCAGGTGGTGGAACGCAATCGTGTCCGTAGGAGTTTGAGTGCAAAGCGGCATGCGCTGCGGTCCTGGAGGAGCCTGGTGGAGACGCTGCTGACCGCCTGCCCTGCTGATCTCATACCTGCTGATGACAGGCAGCTCATCATCAGAGACCTGCTGCTAGACCTGCATGATAAG GTGTTATCTGAGGATGCAGCAGGAGAACTGATGCCCATTGTTGCTGGGGCAGTCTTCACTCTGACAGCCCACCTCAGCCAATCGGTcctgtctgagcagcagcagggggtgGGATTAGAAACATCCTCTGGCTTTGCCTCCATCGCCAACTCCGCCCTGCATCTGATTCTCCGCAAGCTGCTGGACTTCATTCTTTGTACCG GAGGTGGATATCAGCGTCTGCGTGCTCACTTGTATGGCTCTCTGCTGTACTACCTTCAAATCGCCCAGAAACCTGAGGAACCAGACACTCTGCAGACAG cAGGGAAGGCAATGTGGGAGCGTCTCACAGCCCCTGAAGATAGTTTCTccaaactgcagagagagaacctCGCCATCATTGAGAGCTATGGCAAGTCTCTCATGGAGGTGGTGTGTCGAGACGCCTGTGACGGCCATGAAATAAGCAGG ATGTTGGCTCTGGCGGTGCTGGACCGGATCCTGTCCATAGACCGTCAGAATCAGTGGCTGGTTTACGTCTGCAACAGTGGCTACCTGCGGTCGCTAGTAGAGAGCCTGAGACAGGATGACGCCGCCTTGCAGAGCCTGCTCACACCTCAGCCACCCCTCCTCAAACCACTCTACATATATGAGAGCAAAATG gctctGCTGACTCGTGTGGCTAAGACGGGCCAGGgagctgtggagctgctgcgCTGTGGGCTGGTGGCGCAGCTGATAGAGTGCCAGGTGTTTGACATGGTACCTGACAGCGATGCACACAG GGGGATGAGGGACCCATCAGGCTTCATCCCCAGCCCTATGGACCGCTACAGGCAGATTCTCTTACCGACCCTGAGGCTCTTTCAGGTGATTCTGACCTCTACCACCATGAATCACCAGCAGGGGGCGGCACAG gttctCCAGTGGCTGATAGTCCATGCAGACACCATCCAGTCCCTGTTGCGCTGTCAGGAGCTCAGTATGGGAGCTTTGCAGGAGCTCTCTTTGCTGACAGGCATCATCAGTAAGACGGCTCTGCCAG GTGCCCTTGAGATGGGTGGGGAGGTCAGCAGTGCTGCTCTTCTGGAGTTTCAGGGTCACATCAACAGATTCCAG cgtctctgtctttccctgctTTGCCGTCTGGCTGGGGGAGAGCGAGACAGGTTGCTGAAGCAGGCGGAGATCGCTGCACCTGGAGACTCAGCAGAAAGACGAGAGGAGATGGAGGTTGCCATGCAGCAG GTGTGTGCTAACATCATGGAGTACTGCCAaaccctgctgctgcagagctcagCCCAGGCCCAGTTCAGCATCTGCCTCTTCAGCCCGTCAGGCTGCGAGCCAGCTGGCAGGGACGGAGGGCGCACAG atcTGTCATCCACTCTGCCGTCAATGGCTTACTCCCGGGCCCCCAGCCTGGGTCTGGTCATGTACCTGCTGAAGAACAGCGCAGCAGATTTCTTCCGGTTCCACCAGAGTCACAGACAAAGCCTGGGCAAGCTGCAGAGCCTGGATCAGCTGCCCCCTGAGGAGCTTAAGGAG TTGTGCCAAGGCCTGGTGTCAGGCCCAGGAGGGGTGGAGAAAATCTCATCAGTCCAGAGGAGCTTGCTTGCCAAGAGACGGCTGGTCCAGCTTATCAACAACAGAGCCAAGCTGCTGGCCCTGTGCTCCT ACGTTATTGAAACctgcttgtttgtgttgtggcGCCACCTGGAGTACTACCTGTTGCACTGTACTCCCACCGACCCCAAGGACTCCCTGTTGCCTGGAGCCAGTTTGTATAGATCACGCCTCACAGACG ACTCGTTTGGCGGGTTGCAGGCAAGTGGAGGTCGTGGCCTTGGCCTATCCCGAGTCAGCCAGCAAGACCTAGACCTG ctgAAGAGTGACATGGCGGCAGGTTTCGGAGAGGCCCTGCAGAggaagctgctggaggtggagggctTGTACAGCCAGGTCCGCTCCCGCTACACCTTCATCCAGGCCCTGGTTCGCAGGATCCGTGGCCTGCTCCGACAGCCCAAAAGCTGA